The Streptomyces sp. NBC_01463 DNA window CGCGCACCAGCGCATGCCGGAACCGGATGGGCCCCCCGTCGTCCCGCACCACCCGGAGCCCGCAGGCGAGCTTCCCCAGTGAACGGCCGTGGCTGAGCGTCTCCACCGCGATCGGGCCCCCGACCAGAACCAGCAGGAACGTCGCGACGGACACCGCGGCCACCGCGGCGTCGTCGAGCGTGGCCGTCGCGATGGCCAGTCCGATCGACACCATGACGAAGACCGTCCCCACCACCGCCAGATCGATGACCAGAGCCAGCGCCCGGCTCGGCAACTTCGCCGGCCGCAACCCCAGCACGACCGCGTCCCCGGTCACCAGCTCACTCATCGCCGCCCACCCTTCGCCGACCATCCCTGCCCCTCGCGCCCACAGTCTGCCAAGCTGACCCGCAACGCGCCGCAGTTGTACGGACCCGTACGCACCCATGCCTGGAGCAGCAGCCGCCCATGGACCTCGACGTCTTCGTCAACACCCACCGCATCGAGTGGGACCGTCTGGACCACCTCCTGCACCGCGGCCGCAGGCTCACCGGCGCGGAAGCCGACGAACTCGTCGACCTCTACCAGCGCACGGCCACCCATCTCTCCCTGATCCAGTCCAGCGCCCCCGACCCGCTGCTCACCGCGCGTCTCACGCAACTGGTGGCCCGGGCCCGCTCCACGGTGACGGGAACCCGCCGCGCCTCCTGGCGCGATGCCGCGCACTTCCTCACGGCGGGATTCCCCGCAGCGGTCTACCGATCCCGGCACTGGTGGATACCCACGGCCGTCCTCTCCGCCCTGCTGGCCGCGCTGATGGGCTGGTGGATCGGAACCCATCCGGAAGTCCAGTCGGCCATCGCCGCCCCGGAGGACCTTCGCCGGCTCACCAGTCCGGGAGGGGAGTACGAGACGTACTACTCCAGCCACCCGGCGGCCTCGTTCGCCGCCCAGGTCTGGACGAACAACGCCCAGGCCGCCGCCATGTGCCTGGTCCTGGGCGCGTTCCTCTGCGTCCCGGTGATCTGGATCCTCTTCGTCAACGTGCTCAACCTGGCCGTGGGCATCGGTCTGATGTCGTCGGCGGGGCGGCTCGACACGTTCCTCGGCCTGATCCTGCCGCACGGACTGCTCGAGCTCACGGCGGTCTTCGTCGCGGCGGGTACGGGCCTCCGCCTGGGCTGGACGGTCATCGACCCCGGACCCCACACCCGGCGTACGGCCCTGGCAGTACAAGGACGAGCAGCCATCGGTATGGCCATCGGACTGGCCGTCGTCCTGTTCGTCTCGGGCGTCATCGAAGGCTTCGTCACCCCCTCGGGCCTCCCGACCTGGGCTCGTATCGCCATCGGTATCGCGGCCGAGCTGGCCTTCCTCGCCTACGTCTACATCCTGGGCGGCCGAGCGGCCCGAGCCGGTGACGCGGGCGACCTCGCAGCAGCCGAACGAAGTGCCGAGCTGCCGGTCGCCACCTGATGTGCGTACGCCCCTGCTGAGCTGCTAGTCTCCTCCTCGCCCCAAAAAACCGTTGACACGGAGGACTGGGGGAGGTAGATTCAAACGGTTGCCTCGAACTGGACAAGTTCGGGCCCAGCAGGTTAGATTTGCTTCGCTCTTACCGGAAATTGGATTTCCGCAGAGCCGTTGATTCCCACTCTCTGGAACATGAAGCCGATTAGTTCGGCCGAAATGCTTCTGATAAAGTCGAATCAGCCGAAAGGCAAGGCCACTTCAACGGCCACCAGAATTCAAATTCGAACCGGAAACGGAACGAAATGAGTCTGGTAAGGTTGGAACCGCCGGAAAGGGAAACGCGAAAGCGAAGAACTGGAAAGCGGAAAATGCGAGGCCCGCTTCGACCGGGAATCGGACACGAAAGAGTCTGATAGAGTCGGACACGAAAGACCGAAGGGAAGCGCCCGGAGGAAAGCCCGAGAGGGTGAGTACAAAGGAAGCGTCCGTTCCTTGAGAACTCAACAGCGTGCCAAAAGTCAACGCCAGATATGTTGATACCCCGACCTGCTTCAGCAGGTTCGAGGTTCCTTTGAAAGTCCTAGCAGGCCTTTACCGGCCTGGTAGGCAATGAACACAGCGAGGACACAGTGAACGGTCGGTCTTATTCCGACCTGACCGTTCCGCTCTCGTGTGTGTCTACCCGATTACGGGAAAACATTCACGGAGAGTTTGATCCTGGCTCAGGACGAACGCTGGCGGCGTGCTTAACACATGCAAGTCGAACGATGAAGCCTTTCGGGGTGGATTAGTGGCGAACGGGTGAGTAACACGTGGGCAATCTGCCCTTCACTCTGGGACAAGCCCTGGAAACGGGGTCTAATACCGGATAATACTTTCTCTCTCATGGGGGAAGGTTAAAAGCTCCGGCGGTGAAGGATGAGCCCGCGGCCTATCAGCTAGTTGGTGG harbors:
- a CDS encoding stage II sporulation protein M translates to MDLDVFVNTHRIEWDRLDHLLHRGRRLTGAEADELVDLYQRTATHLSLIQSSAPDPLLTARLTQLVARARSTVTGTRRASWRDAAHFLTAGFPAAVYRSRHWWIPTAVLSALLAALMGWWIGTHPEVQSAIAAPEDLRRLTSPGGEYETYYSSHPAASFAAQVWTNNAQAAAMCLVLGAFLCVPVIWILFVNVLNLAVGIGLMSSAGRLDTFLGLILPHGLLELTAVFVAAGTGLRLGWTVIDPGPHTRRTALAVQGRAAIGMAIGLAVVLFVSGVIEGFVTPSGLPTWARIAIGIAAELAFLAYVYILGGRAARAGDAGDLAAAERSAELPVAT